The DNA window GAACCGCACGAACGCCGTCCGGAGCTTGACCTCGTGACCGCCATCCGTGGTGACCACGATGTTGTCGCGCAGCCTCATCTGCTCCTTCTTGGTGTCGAGGACGCCGGAATCGGCCTGAAGCCTTGCGACACTGCCGCGCTCGTCGGTCACGATGCGGGCTTTGAGGTCCTTGAGCTGGACGAGATCGGGCTTGCGTACATCCTGGGTGGCGGCGCTGGCCGTCACCTCGTAGGGGCGGTTGTCGTTCTTGAAGCCGTTCAGCTTCGGGCTCTCCATGGTGACGTGGGTGCCGCTCACCCCGATGGAGCCGAAGCTCAGGTTCTCGATCTGCCGGAACGGGTTGTAATAGGCCACGACGCCGACACCCGCCATGCCCAGCAGGGAGCCGAGCGGAATGGCGATCTTGGCGAAGCGGACCCAGTGGGAATGGCGACGGGCCTTGGTGAAGGCGCGCGATCGCACGGCCGGCCTCGAGGCCGGGCCGTCCCGCATGGAGGAGCCCTGAATTCCCGCCACTGTCGTCAACCCCTTCCGTCCTGATCCCTGGCGCGTGGCCATCGGCACGGCGCCATGCCGGAGCGGCATGGCGATGTTATGACGGATATGGGGTTTATGCGGGAAAGTTTAAGCGCGCGTCAAGAATGGGCGAAAATATCCGTCTCCGGCCAGCCGAGCAGGTCGAGCTGGGCCCGGGTCGGCAGGAAGCTGAAGCACTGGTGGGCGATGCCGAGCCTGTTCTCGCGCTCCAGCAGACGATCGAGCTTGTCCTTGAGGGCATGCAGAT is part of the Microvirga terrae genome and encodes:
- the lptC gene encoding LPS export ABC transporter periplasmic protein LptC — its product is MAGIQGSSMRDGPASRPAVRSRAFTKARRHSHWVRFAKIAIPLGSLLGMAGVGVVAYYNPFRQIENLSFGSIGVSGTHVTMESPKLNGFKNDNRPYEVTASAATQDVRKPDLVQLKDLKARIVTDERGSVARLQADSGVLDTKKEQMRLRDNIVVTTDGGHEVKLRTAFVRFKAGAVVSNDPVTVAFGSGTIEAEGLDVSDNGKVMSFKGRVRTVIQPSTGSTPSSPEAAGTGSAAPAPQQTSIRP